AGTGATGTCAGTACTCCTATTGCCGTGTTCGATATGTGTTAGTGGGTGTTTTATCACAAGTTCATCAACAGGTGTCCCGATTAAACAGCCATGGAATCGACAGGAAACGAAACTCTGGACCGTATCCAACAGGAAATCCAGGAGACCCTCAAACGCGAAGAAGAATTGcgcaaaaaatacaacatCTTTAACAACAATGACCCCGAAGTGCGCGTAAACGGGCACCAAACCCCCAGTCCCGAGCCCCCACGCGCCCCGCTAACGAACGGCACGACGGCCCCTAAGCCATCCGCGACCAGTAGCACCCGGCGCTTCGCCCCCAACACCTCCTCCAAGGGCGTGATGCAGAAATTCCTGAAAATGCGTGGGAAGCTCAACATGGTCAGCATGCGACCGAAGATGGAGCCCCAGACGGCGTGGACGTCCGACGAGGTCTTCGAACCGGCGAGAGTTACCATAGAGGCGGGCAAGCCCATCCGAAATGGGTTCATCCCAGCTGAGGAAAAAATGAAAAGGGAGCTGCAGGAGTTCCAGAAGCGCGAAGAGGAGCTCAGGAAGGAGCGGAGGAAGTCCCAGCCGGATTTAATGGCAGCTCTGGAGAAGGAAGCAGTCGTGGAGACAAATTTGAAGCCAGCGAGGTCCATGTCAATGATGTATAGCAGCGAAGACTTGACTGAAGAAACCAACTCAGCCCCTACTAGTCTGAAGCCGGCCAGGTCTCTAGCCGAGCTGTGCGATGCCTCAGACGACGAGCTCGAAACTAGGGGCACACATTCCTTGATTATGCAATTCGAGAATTTAAGGAGTCAGTCTTGAACTATGTGATAAAACCGtccattaaattatttattgtactACTAGCACTATTAGGTGttccaaaactataaaaacgccaacgttgcatttttgccgaatcatttttttaaacaagatcGATAAAGTTGTAAAATAGTCATTAATCCTTAGATCACTCattaaagtataaattacattagctattatttttttgaagtacaTGAATGATTTATaccagctaattttgagagaaaatgcgacgttggcagtTTTTACAGATTGGAAACGGCTAATAGATTACAGATTGCTGTATAGTCACTTCAATAGTTTTAGTACAAATCTTGCCGTACTTAACTACAGCTTTGTCAGGGTTGTGCCAAttgagtatttattttttattatttattatcgcCTGAAATTTTCCTGTGAGATAGGTCGCTTGTGTCattaattattgcaattaaattatttctcaCCACCGTGTTTActtaataaaaccaaaaactcgaaataattgatttattgAACAATTCCTATAAAACAATAGATTCTGATCAATCTGAGCATCAAATAATTCGCCGGTGCTAACTTAACACGTATGGAAAAATTGTACTTGTCATTTGTAATCATTACAAGATTAAGCCCCTTCTAGCTAAAACTTATTCAACAAACAAAATCTTATCTAATCCGATTTTTTTCCAACGATGCGACAcgcacaaaatatttattgatttaatcAGCTACTTAACGTCCTGTTTAAAAACGAATTCCTTTTTGTAATTATCACCCGCCACACAACTCTCCTTACAagtataaacaataataattccCACATCCAAGTCATTTTCATGCAACACAAAGAACAATTGCGGCATGATTTGAAACTCGTATTGTCTGGGATTCCCGCAATATTCGCAATTCGGGACTTTATCAGGTTTGGGATCGCTGGCAATCCACAGAGGTTCTCCACCTCTTTCATATCGCAGAATCTGATCGTTGTTATCACCGATTCGCTTTTTGAAGCGAATGAATGCCTTATCACTGTCACAAACATATTTTTCCAATTCTTTATCTGACACATCGCTCATTGTCCCCGTTTTGCCTTCACGTtcaagctgattaaatttttcaacttcCTCACTTTCATCGACACTTTTTTCATCAATTTCCTCAGGTTCTGTGACTATTATCGACTCGGGAAACAACTTTGACGAAATTCCTGGTGTTCCCCCCTTTTCACACTCACTCTTGTGTCCTTGCTTCCAATCAAGTACCTGATGCTCTCTACTACAATACGTTGCTTTTTTGCACTTGCCACACTTTTTTTCCCCTAAACAGCCACACAAGTCGCACAAAGACACCCATTTTGACGGGGAAAAATCCAAACTGTGGTCGGGGGGCGGCTCAAACGAATAAAACTTGTTGCGTCGGGGTAACGAGCTCCTGAACGCTTTCACATTGTTACTGGAGTTTTTCACACAACATTCGGGGTTTCGGCAGATGAAAAGGAAAATAGTTCGATGGAAATTCCTCTCGTCGTGTTCGTAGGGGGCGTAGATTTGGCACAAGAAAATCAGGGGCTCATGACACGTCTCACATTGCAAATTTTCCGGTTTTGGCAGATTTTCAAAGTCGAGCCAAGCCGGCTTTCCGCCTATTTTCGTGGGAAATTGGTAGCTTTCCACCTGCCAAGGCTCACATTCCTCGGAAAAGCCTAATTCCACGTGTGACATTgcaaaagtgaggttatggCCGACTGACAACAACCACAAACTAACCAAAAAAAGAGAACCAGCGCGGAGGTTACAAAAAGGAGATAGCGCTTTTAACGCggttaatttaaaattctaatttatgaaaaaatgcaaaatattcGAATTAGTTTGCTTGTAAAGTATGTGAGATGTTGCGGAAAAACACCAATTTCGCATTGTTCGAATGCGAAAAGATAATAAATAGCTGCATATTAATAGAcaaattccatttttgttagATAATTTGCGACAAGAGGATAATAGCAAAAATGTAGTCACAATTAAGCTGGGAATCCAAGCGCGACTGTAATTAAACAGGTATCACAACCAAGGAAGCAAGAACTCGATATTACAACATTcgcaacaaatatttttgaacataCATTTCCTAGCGTAAGTATGTTATAAATTACTCGcaaaaataagcagttttcgaaaaaaagt
The sequence above is a segment of the Tribolium castaneum strain GA2 chromosome 9, icTriCast1.1, whole genome shotgun sequence genome. Coding sequences within it:
- the Zfrp8 gene encoding programmed cell death protein 2 produces the protein MSHVELGFSEECEPWQVESYQFPTKIGGKPAWLDFENLPKPENLQCETCHEPLIFLCQIYAPYEHDERNFHRTIFLFICRNPECCVKNSSNNVKAFRSSLPRRNKFYSFEPPPDHSLDFSPSKWVSLCDLCGCLGEKKCGKCKKATYCSREHQVLDWKQGHKSECEKGGTPGISSKLFPESIIVTEPEEIDEKSVDESEEVEKFNQLEREGKTGTMSDVSDKELEKYVCDSDKAFIRFKKRIGDNNDQILRYERGGEPLWIASDPKPDKVPNCEYCGNPRQYEFQIMPQLFFVLHENDLDVGIIIVYTCKESCVAGDNYKKEFVFKQDVK
- the mdu gene encoding uncharacterized protein mdu, producing MESTGNETLDRIQQEIQETLKREEELRKKYNIFNNNDPEVRVNGHQTPSPEPPRAPLTNGTTAPKPSATSSTRRFAPNTSSKGVMQKFLKMRGKLNMVSMRPKMEPQTAWTSDEVFEPARVTIEAGKPIRNGFIPAEEKMKRELQEFQKREEELRKERRKSQPDLMAALEKEAVVETNLKPARSMSMMYSSEDLTEETNSAPTSLKPARSLAELCDASDDELETRGTHSLIMQFENLRSQS